From a single Brassica rapa cultivar Chiifu-401-42 chromosome A01, CAAS_Brap_v3.01, whole genome shotgun sequence genomic region:
- the LOC103829143 gene encoding dynamin-2B: MEAIDELSQLSDSMRQAAALLADEDPDESSSSSRRPATSLNVVALGNVGAGKSAVLNSLIGHPVLPTGENGATRAPIIIDLSREESLSSKAIILQIDNKSQQVSASALRHSLQDRLSKGATGRGRDEIYLKLRTSTAPPLKLIDLPGLDQRIVDDSMIGEHAQHNDAILLVVVPASQASEISSSRALKIAKEYDSDSTRTVGIISKIDQAAENPKALAAVQALLSNQGPPKTTDIPWVALIGQSVAIASAQSGGSENSLETAWRAESESLKSILTGAPQSKLGRIALVDTLASQIRSRMKLRLPNILSGLQGKSQIVQDELSRLGEQLVSSAEGTRAIALELCREFEDKFLLHLAGGEGSGWKVVASFEGNFPNRIKQLPLDRYFDLNNVKRIVLEADGYQPYLISPEKGLRSLIKIVLELAKDPARLCVDEVHRVLVDIVSASANATPGLGRYPPFKREVVAIASAALDGFKNEAKKMVVALVDMERAFVPPQHFIRLVQRRMERQRREDELKGRSSRKGQDAEQSLLNRASSPQPEGSSTGGSLKSLKDKFLPQDKDKDKDKETPEVSGLKTAGPEGEITAGYLLKKSAKTNGWSRRWFVLNEKTGKLGYTKKQEERNFRGTVTLEECSIEEISDDDGEKSKSSKDKKSNGPDSKGPGLVFKITCRVPYKTVLKAHNALVLKAESMVDKNEWINKLQKVIQARGGQVGGASMRQSFSEGSLDKMVRKPVDPEEELRWMSQEVRGYVEAVLNSLAANVPKAVVLCQVEKSKEDMLNQLYSSISAIGNERIESLIQEDQNVKRKRDRYEKQSSLLSKLTRQLSIHDNRAAAASSWSDSGTESSPKTNGGSTGEDWMNAFNAAASGQDSLKRYGSGGHSRRYSDPAQNGEDDSSGSGGSNRRTTPNRLPPAPPQSGGSSYRY; the protein is encoded by the exons TGAGTTGTCTCAGCTTTCGGATTCGATGAGACAAGCGGCGGCGCTGCTCGCTGACGAAGATCCCGACGagagctcttcttcttctaggCGCCCGGCTACTTCTCTCAACGTGGTTGCCCTAGGGAATGTG GGAGCTGGGAAGTCTGCAGTTTTGAATAGCCTAATTGGACATCCAGTTCTG CCGACGGGTGAGAATGGTGCTACACGGGCTCCTATAATCATTGACCTGAGCAGGGAGGAATCACTGAGCAGCAAGGCTATTATCTTGCAAATTGACAATAAATCTCAACAAGTTTCTGCAA GTGCCCTAAGACATTCTCTACAGGATAGGCTTAGCAAAGGAGCCACAGGGAGGGGTCGTGATGAAATATACCTTAAACTTCGTACAAGCACTGCTCCGCCATTGAAACTGATTGATTTGCCTGGTCTGGATCAGAGAATTGTTGATGATTCAATG ATTGGTGAACATGCACAGCACAATGATGCCATACTGTTGGTTGTTGTGCCTGCTAGCCAGGCGTCTGAGATTTCTTCCTCTCGAGCCCTGAAGATAGCGAAGGAGTATGATTCAGACA GCACTAGGACCGTAGGAATTATCAGCAAAATTGACCAGGCAGCAGAGAACCCAAAAGCGCTTGCAGCAGTTCAGGCTCTTCTTTCAAACCAGGGGCCTCCAAAAACAACTGATATTCCATGGGTTGCACTTATTGGTCAATCTGTAGCAATTGCATCAGCGCAGTCTGGAGGCAGTGAGAACTCTTTAGAAACTGCTTGGCGTGCGGAGAGTGAAAGCCTCAAATCCATTTTGACTGGTGCTCCACAAAGCAAACTTGGCAGAATTGCCTTGGTGGACACCCTTGCTAGCCAGATTCGTAGCAGAATGAAGCTCAGGCTACCAAATATCTTGTCTGG ACTGCAGGGTAAGTCTCAAATAGTGCAGGACGAATTATCAAGGCTTGGTGAACAACTGGTTAGCAGTGCTGAAGGTACAAGGGCTATAGCTTTGGAGCTTTGCCGTGAGTTTGAGGACAAATTTCTTCTCCACTTGGCTGGTGGTGAA GGAAGTGGTTGGAAAGTTGTTGCAAGTTTTGAAGGAAATTTCCCCAACCGTATCAAGCAGCTTCCATTGGATAGATACTTTGACTTGAATAATGTTAAAAGG ATTGTACTAGAAGCAGATGGTTATCAACCTTATCTTATATCTCCGGAGAAAGGGTTGAGATCGTTGATAAAGATTGTTCTTGAGTTGGCTAAGGACCCAGCACGACTATGCGTTGATGAG GTTCACCGAGTGCTTGTTGATATAGTTTCGGCTTCCGCTAATGCCACACCTGGTCTTGGGAGATATCCTCCTTTTAAGAGAGAG GTTGTAGCTATAGCAAGTGCCGCACTTGATGGATTCAAGAATGAAGCTAAGAAGATGGTAGTTGCGCTAGTTGATATGGAGCGTGCGTTCGTACCACCTCAGCACTTCATCCGTCTCGTACAAAGAAG AATGGAAAGGCAGCGTCGCGAGGACGAGCTTAAAGGGCGTTCATCTAGAAAGGGACAAGATGCAGAGCAATCTCTCTTAAACAGG GCATCTAGTCCTCAGCCAGAGGGGTCATCAACTGGTGGTAGCTTGAAATCATTGAAAGACAAATTTCTTCCGCAAGATAAAGAtaaagacaaagacaaagaaaCGCCAGAGGTCTCTGGTCTAAAGACTGCTGGACCTGAGGGGGAGATAACAGCAG GGTACCTGTTGAAGAAAAGTGCAAAGACAAATGGCTGGAGTAGGCGATGGTTTGTTCTGAATGAAAAGACTGGAAAG CTTGGTTATACGAAAAAGCAAGAAGAAAGGAACTTCCGTGGCACTGTAACTTTAGAG GAATGCAGTATTGAAGAAATTTCTGATGATGATGGAGAAAAATCAAAGAGCTCGAAAGATAAGAAATCAAATGGACCTGATTCAAAAGGACCAGGCCTTGTATTTAAGATAACCTGCAGGGTTCCATATAAGACTGTACTTAAAG CTCACAATGCGCTGGTTCTGAAGGCCGAGAGCATGGTTGATAAGAATGAATGGATTAACAAGCTGCAAAAGGTTATCCAAGCCCGAGGAGGCCAAGTAGGTGGCGCTTCCATGAGGCAAAGTTTTTCAGAAGGTTCACTT GATAAGATGGTAAGGAAACCGGTTGACCCTGAAGAAGAATTGCGGTGGATGTCCCAAGAAGTACGAGGTTACGTTGAAGCTGTTTTAAACAGCCTTGCCGCGAATGTTCCAAAG GCCGTTGTTCTTTGTCAAGTGGAGAAATCAAAGGAAGACATGCTGAATCAGCTCTACAGTTCTATCAG CGCGATAGGTAATGAGAGGATTGAATCGTTGATTCAAGAGGACCAAAAcgtcaaaagaaaaagagaccGTTACGAGAAGCAGTCATCTCTTCTTTCAAAGCTCACGAGACAGCTTAGCATTCACGATAACCGAGCAGCTGCTGCTTCAAGCTGGTCTGACAGCGGCActg AAAGCAGCCCGAAAACCAATGGAGGGTCTACGGGGGAGGATTGGATGAATGCGTTTAATGCTGCTGCTAGTGGACAGGACTCATTGAAGAGGTATGGATCTGGTGGTCATAGCCGACGGTACAGTGATCCAGCTCAGAATGGTGAGGATGATTCTTCTGGATCTGGTGGGAGCAACCGTCGTACCACACCAAACAGGCTCCCACCGGCACCTCCACAGTCTGGTGGGTCATCTTACAGGTATTAG
- the LOC103829155 gene encoding UDP-D-xylose:L-fucose alpha-1,3-D-xylosyltransferase MGP4, translating to MAQHILNQRPVSRRPISRLCRNGFFLLPLVLLVLLGVVLPWLGSPLLYNTSSSPSFPPPLSYWREYSLTQATKFVAKNGSTVIVCTVSYPFLPFLNNWLISVSRQNHQENVLVIAEDYATLYKVNEKWPGHAVLIPPALGSQTAQHFGSKGFFKFTSRRPQHLLDILELGYNVMYNDVDMVWLQDPFQYLEGSHDAYFMDDLTKIKPLNHSHDLPPPNRKGATYICSCMIFLRPTSGAKLLMNKWIEELGSLFWAKPKEGNDQPAFNWALNKTAHEVDVYLLPQTAFPSGGLYFTNETWVKETKGKHAIIHNNYIIGYDEKMKRFRDFGLWLVDDYALESPLGKI from the exons ATGGCGCAACATATCCTTAATCAGCGTCCAGTCTCAAGACGTCCCATCTCTCGCCTTTGTCGCAATGGTTTCTTTCTCCTCCCTCTCGTTCTACTTGTTCTCCTCGGTGTAGTCTTACCTTGGTTAGGATCTCCCTTATTATACAATAcctcctcttctccttcttttcCTCCCCCACTCTCCTATTGGCGCGAATATTCCTTGACTCAAGCCACCAAATTTGTCGCTAAGAATGGGTCGACTGTGATTGTCTGCACTGTAAGCTATCCTTTCTTGCCTTTTCTCAACAACTGGTTGATTAGTGTTTCTAGACAGAATCATCAAGAAAATGTTCTTGTGATTGCTGAAGATTACGCTACTTTGTACAAAGTCAACGAGAAATGGCCTGGTCATGCCGTTCTCATCCCTCCAGCATTGGGTTCTCAAACCGCACAACATTTCGGTTCCAAG GGTTTCTTTAAGTTTACATCTCGGAGGCCACAACATCTCTTGGACATTTTGGAGCTAGGTTACAATGTAATGTACAACGATGTTGATATGGTTTGGCTGCAAGATCCATTTCAGTATTTAGAGGGAAGCCACGACGCATACTTCATGGATGATTTGACTAAA ATTAAGCCTTTGAATCACTCCCACGATTTACCACCTCCAAATCGAAAAGGAGCCACTTATATATGTAGCTGCATGATTTTCTTGCGTCCCACCAGTGGTGCAAAGCTTCTAATGAATAAATGGATTGAGGAACTTGGTTCCCTATTTTGGGCTAAACCTAAAGAAGGAAATGATCAACCTGCCTTTAACTGGGCACTTAACAAAACAGCTCATGAG GTAGATGTTTACTTACTTCCGCAAACAGCTTTCCCATCAGGGGGATTGTACTTCACAAACGAGACATGGGTTAAAGAGACAAAAGGGAAACATGCCATAATCCACAATAACTACATTATCGGTTACGACGAAAAGATGAAACGTTTCCGCGATTTTGGTCTATGGCTCGTCGATGATTATGCTCTTGAGTCGCCACTAGGAAAAATATAA
- the LOC103829166 gene encoding UDP-D-xylose:L-fucose alpha-1,3-D-xylosyltransferase 3, whose product MEIEYLYTLSFLNRVADFFFFVSHIFTFLDPIPTYENFLTNFDSSPATTMAQQQQRPISNRPISFLNRNGLFLLLLALLFLLGVYLPLSEAPLFLFPNRTSPSSSPSPSFVVSDWRDYSLAQAAKFVAKNGTVIVCSVSYPFLPFLNNWLISISRQKHHEKVLVIAEDYALLYKVNEKWPGHAVLIPPALDPKAAHHFGSQGFYNLTSRRPQHLLDILELGYNVMYNDVDMVWLQDPFKYLQGNHDVYFMDDMTAIKPLNHSHGLPPSRNGVTYVCSCMIFLRCTSGAKLLLKKWVEEIRAQPWSNTEAKKPHDQPAFNRALHKTTQIDVYLLPQSAFPSGGLYFKNQKWVNETKGKHVIVHNNYIVGYNNKLKRFQDFGLWLVDDHSHQSPLGKIELVQE is encoded by the exons atggaGATTGAGTATCTCTACACGTTGTCATTCCTGAACCGTGTcgctgacttttttttttttgtttctcataTTTTCACGTTTTTGGATCCGATCCCAACTTACGAAAATTTTCTCACCAATTTTGATTCATCTCCGGCTACAACAATGGCGCAGCAGCAACAACGTCCAATCTCAAACCGTCCCATTTCTTTTCTAAACCGCAACggtctcttcctcctccttctaGCTCTCCTGTTTCTCCTCGGTGTATACTTACCTCTGTCTGAAGCTCCCTTATTCCTGTTTCCAAACAGAACTTCACCatcctcttctccttctccttcttttGTGGTGTCTGACTGGCGCGACTATTCCCTTGCTCAAGCGGCCAAGTTTGTGGCTAAGAATGGGACGGTGATCGTCTGCTCAGTTAGTTATCCTTTCTTGCCTTTTCTCAACAACTGGCTGATTAGCATTTCTAGACAGAAGCATCATGAAAAAGTTCTCGTGATCGCTGAAGATTATGCTCTTCTGTACAAAGTTAACGAGAAGTGGCCTGGTCATGCCGTTCTCATTCCACCAGCGTTGGATCCTAAAGCCGCACACCATTTTGGTTCCCAG GGTTTCTACAATCTTACTTCTCGGAGACCACAACATCTCTTGGATATTTTGGAGCTAGGTTACAATGTTATGTACAATGATGTTGATATGGTCTGGCTACAAGATCCGTTTAAGTATTTACAGGGAAACCACGACGTATACTTTATGGATGACATGACTGCG ATTAAGCCTTTAAATCACTCTCATGGTTTACCACCGAGTCGAAATGGAGTGACTTATGTATGTAGCTGCATGATTTTCTTGCGTTGCACTAGTGGTGCAAAGCTTCTATTGAAAAAATGGGTGGAAGAAATTCGAGCTCAACCTTGGTCTAACACTGAAGCAAAGAAACCACATGATCAACCTGCTTTTAATCGGGCACTTCACAAAACAACTCAG ATAGATGTCTACTTGCTTCCACAATCAGCTTTCCCGTCAGGAGGATTGTACTTCAAGAACCAGAAATGGGTTAATGAGACAAAGGGAAAACATGTGATAGTTCATAATAATTACATTGTCGGCTACAACAACAAGTTAAAACGCTTTCAAGATTTTGGTCTGTGGCTAGTCGATGATCATTCTCATCAGTCACCACTGggaaaaataga GTTAGTCCAAGAGTAA
- the LOC103829587 gene encoding LOW QUALITY PROTEIN: pentatricopeptide repeat-containing protein At1g59720, chloroplastic/mitochondrial (The sequence of the model RefSeq protein was modified relative to this genomic sequence to represent the inferred CDS: inserted 4 bases in 3 codons; deleted 3 bases in 2 codons) — protein sequence MLERGKSAPDKHTFPLVLKACAYILTETDSLSGCETWAWWRWICEQRFNSFLYSSSVNILSHDIEGFLSYPLMSLYRQKSCFVRPVLTDACNHQGIVNKGHQYFETMVRDYGIEPALQEHYGCIIDLVARAGYITEATELVTSMPMKPDAVIWRCLLDACCKNGASVEPSEEIATRLVERRKGNQSFSGAYVXAVYASASQWNDVGIVRKLITEHGIRKEPGCSSIEINXTSHEFFAGDAWHLQTKQIYQQLKVIDDKLTSIGYLPDLYQAPLVDAINDGSKEYSLRLHSERLAIAFGLISLPPQXRVFKNLRVCIDCHEVTKLASASTI from the exons ATGTTGGAAAGGGGAAAGTCGGCGCCAGATAAGCACACATTCCCATTAGTCTTGAAAGCTTGCGCTTATATATTAACGGAAACAGATTCATTGTCAGGTTGTGAAACATGGGCTTGGTGGAGATGGATATGTGAACAACGGTTTAATTCATTT CTTTACTCGTCTAGTGTTAACATCCTATCACACGACATTGAAGGATTCCTAAGCTACCCGCTTATGTCTCTCTACCGTCAA AAGTCTTGTTTCGTTAGACCTGTTCTGACAGATGCTTGCAACCACCAAGGCATAGTAAACAAAGGGCACCAGTATTTTGAAACGATGGTCAGAGATTATGGCATTGAACCTGCACTGCAG GAGCATTACGGTTGTATCATTGACCTTGTGGCCCGTGCAGGCTACATTACCGAAGCTACTGAG TTGGTGACAAGTATGCCGATGAAACCAGATGCAGTGATCTGGAGATGTCTCCTTGATGCTTGTTGCAAAAACGGTGCTAGTGTGGAGCCAAGTGAAGAAATTGCAACACGTTTAGTTGAAAGAAGGAAAGGTAATCAAAGTTTCAGTGGCGCATATG TAGCTGTCTATGCATCGGCTAGCCAGTGGAACGATGTTGGTATTGTGAGAAAACTGATAACTGAACATGGAATTAGAAAAGAGCCAGGATGCAGTTCCATTGAGATAAA GACATCTCATGAGTTTTTCGCAGGAGACGCGTGGCATCTTCAGACGAAACAGATATACCAACAGTTGAAAGTGATTGATGACAAGCTGACATCCATTGGTTATTTACCTGATCTCTATCAAGCACCTTTAGTAGATGCAATCAACGATGGAAGCAAAGAGTATTCCCTCAGGCTGCACAGTGAGAGGCTCGCTATTGCTTTTGGTCTGATAAGCTTACCACCTC TCCGTGTATTCAAGAATCTACGCGTCTGCATCGATTGCCATGAGGTTACTAAACTAGCCTCAGCTTCCACAATTTGA